A single Tuberibacillus sp. Marseille-P3662 DNA region contains:
- the pstB gene encoding phosphate ABC transporter ATP-binding protein PstB, whose translation MLHVQESAAALDNIESEESKLSLTVQNLNIYYGDNHAVKDVSMRIKEKAITALIGPSGCGKSTFLRTINRMNDLIPVARCEGDILYEDVNVLDHDIDVVALRKEIGMVFQKANPFPKSIYDNIAHALKFYGIRKKKVLDETVEQSLKDAALWEEVKDRLDKSALSLSGGQQQRLCVARTLALQPKVLLLDEPASALDPISNAKIEDLILRLKEHYTIVIVTHNMQQASRIADQTAFFYQGELIEYDDTSKIFTNPSEERTEAYISGQFG comes from the coding sequence ATGCTACATGTACAAGAAAGCGCAGCTGCCCTGGACAATATAGAAAGTGAAGAAAGCAAACTCAGCTTAACCGTTCAAAATTTAAATATCTATTACGGGGATAATCATGCCGTTAAGGACGTTTCGATGCGAATCAAGGAAAAAGCCATTACCGCATTAATTGGACCGTCTGGTTGTGGAAAGTCGACGTTTTTACGAACGATCAACCGTATGAATGATCTTATACCAGTGGCCCGATGTGAAGGTGATATTTTATACGAAGACGTGAATGTACTTGATCATGATATTGATGTTGTTGCGCTTCGCAAAGAAATCGGCATGGTCTTTCAGAAAGCTAACCCGTTTCCGAAATCGATTTACGACAATATCGCCCATGCTTTAAAGTTTTATGGTATCCGGAAGAAAAAAGTGTTAGATGAGACGGTTGAACAAAGTTTAAAGGATGCGGCATTATGGGAGGAAGTCAAAGATCGCCTTGACAAATCAGCATTGTCGCTTTCCGGCGGTCAGCAACAGCGACTCTGTGTCGCAAGAACGCTTGCATTACAGCCGAAGGTACTTTTATTGGACGAACCGGCATCGGCATTAGATCCGATCTCTAATGCCAAAATTGAAGATCTGATTTTAAGGTTAAAAGAACATTATACAATTGTGATCGTCACACACAACATGCAGCAGGCATCGAGGATTGCTGATCAAACAGCATTTTTCTATCAAGGTGAATTAATCGAGTATGACGACACATCTAAGATTTTTACAAATCCATCGGAAGAAAGAACCGAGGCCTATATTTCAGGTCAATTTGGCTAA